A portion of the Acidisarcina polymorpha genome contains these proteins:
- a CDS encoding VOC family protein produces MADGFIWYELVTNDVDKAASFYKKVVGWDIKDSGMPGMKYMIFGKDGKDVGGMMTWAGAGAPDLPAQWMGHIHTAELDEELKAVAADGGTILKDAQDIPGVGRFAVVLDPQKAKYMLFEPGKQDAPPRLDQLAVGNVGWHELLTDNQATAFDYYSKHYGWQKDLAHDMGAMGTYQTFRTDKPLYTGGMMNRKGPGMPEDIPAHWQFYFTVDNIEGAEKRVIEAGGTIVLPPMDVPGGSRILQATDDQNGHFALMQGPNS; encoded by the coding sequence ATGGCAGACGGTTTCATCTGGTACGAACTCGTAACCAACGACGTGGACAAGGCAGCCAGCTTTTACAAGAAAGTAGTCGGCTGGGACATCAAAGACTCAGGCATGCCGGGCATGAAGTACATGATCTTTGGTAAAGACGGCAAAGATGTCGGTGGCATGATGACCTGGGCTGGCGCTGGCGCTCCTGACCTTCCTGCGCAGTGGATGGGTCACATCCACACCGCGGAGCTCGACGAAGAGCTGAAGGCTGTAGCCGCCGACGGCGGGACTATTTTGAAGGACGCTCAGGATATTCCGGGCGTTGGACGTTTCGCGGTCGTGCTCGATCCACAAAAGGCGAAATACATGCTCTTTGAACCGGGTAAACAAGATGCTCCGCCTCGCCTGGATCAGTTGGCGGTGGGTAATGTGGGATGGCACGAACTACTCACCGACAATCAAGCGACGGCTTTTGACTACTACTCCAAGCATTACGGTTGGCAGAAAGATCTCGCGCACGACATGGGCGCCATGGGTACCTATCAAACTTTTCGGACCGATAAGCCTCTTTACACCGGCGGAATGATGAACCGTAAAGGGCCCGGCATGCCAGAAGATATTCCCGCACACTGGCAGTTTTACTTCACCGTCGACAACATCGAGGGGGCTGAGAAACGTGTGATCGAAGCGGGAGGCACGATAGTGCTCCCTCCGATGGACGTGCCCGGAGGTTCGCGCATCCTGCAGGCCACAGACGACCAGAACGGGCACTTTGCTCTCATGCAGGGACCCAACTCCTAA
- a CDS encoding VOC family protein codes for MSDKMITCLWFDHGKAHEAAEFYAATFPNSRLGKTSASPADTPSGPEGQELIVEFSVCGRDFLGLNGGPKFVPNEAVSFVIVTDDQAETDRLWNAIVGNGGKESMCGWCKDRWGFSWQITPRAVLVATQDPDRAAAKRAMNAMMTMRKIDIAAIEAARAG; via the coding sequence ATGTCTGACAAAATGATCACATGCCTATGGTTTGACCACGGGAAAGCACACGAAGCAGCCGAATTCTACGCCGCCACCTTTCCCAACAGCCGCCTCGGTAAGACCAGCGCCTCGCCCGCGGACACGCCGTCCGGTCCCGAGGGTCAGGAACTCATCGTTGAGTTCTCTGTTTGCGGGCGCGATTTCCTCGGGCTTAATGGCGGCCCGAAGTTTGTCCCCAACGAAGCCGTCAGCTTCGTTATCGTCACCGACGATCAGGCAGAGACCGACCGTCTGTGGAACGCGATAGTTGGCAACGGCGGCAAGGAAAGCATGTGCGGCTGGTGCAAAGACCGCTGGGGCTTTTCATGGCAGATCACGCCGCGTGCCGTGCTCGTCGCGACCCAGGACCCCGATCGAGCTGCCGCCAAGCGTGCGATGAACGCCATGATGACGATGCGAAAGATAGACATCGCCGCGATCGAGGCTGCTCGAGCCGGCTGA
- a CDS encoding DUF899 family protein, with the protein MAYNANLIPAAELSAKNKARFPNESPEYREARNHLLTEEIELRRHVERVAAHRRALPPGGEIPEDYVFEGSNGAVRLSQLFGDKDTLVIYSMMFGPQRERACPMCTAMLTSWDGTARNLRERVALAVTARSPIKRLLDFKRERGWQNLQIYSDLKGDYTRSYISPDDGDIPGLTVFARGGGKVRHFWSGEMNDEMADPGEDPRGAPDLDSLWTILDLTPSGRGATWYPKLEYPSLATIT; encoded by the coding sequence ATGGCCTACAACGCTAATCTCATCCCCGCAGCTGAACTTTCTGCAAAAAACAAAGCGCGCTTCCCCAATGAGAGCCCAGAGTATCGTGAAGCTCGCAATCATCTCCTTACCGAGGAGATCGAACTCCGCCGGCATGTAGAGCGGGTCGCCGCGCATCGCCGCGCCCTCCCTCCCGGGGGTGAAATTCCGGAAGACTATGTCTTCGAAGGATCCAATGGAGCGGTTCGCCTTTCGCAGCTGTTCGGCGACAAGGATACGCTTGTTATCTACAGCATGATGTTCGGACCGCAACGCGAGAGAGCGTGTCCCATGTGCACCGCTATGCTCACGTCATGGGACGGAACTGCCAGAAACCTGCGCGAACGTGTCGCTCTTGCGGTCACCGCGCGCTCACCGATCAAACGTCTCCTCGACTTCAAGAGAGAACGTGGCTGGCAGAACCTCCAGATTTACTCTGACCTGAAAGGCGACTACACCCGCTCCTATATCAGTCCAGACGATGGCGACATACCTGGCCTTACTGTCTTCGCTCGCGGCGGTGGCAAGGTTCGTCACTTCTGGAGCGGAGAGATGAATGATGAGATGGCCGACCCCGGCGAGGATCCGCGCGGAGCCCCTGACCTCGACTCTTTGTGGACCATTCTCGACCTCACGCCCTCAGGCCGCGGCGCTACTTGGTACCCAAAGCTCGAGTATCCCAGCCTGGCAACGATCACATAG
- a CDS encoding tetratricopeptide repeat protein, whose protein sequence is MTRIRRQDVLRYLKLHARQLQAWEHKGLVVRRDSYSLEEYGQLRTLRDLSAKFSSSSICASVGAMKSVAGIENPLLEARPVVAGSRVLFRHRGCVTEPIARQFVFDFEPAWSDPNGPATGKSATIEMHSNAREGRITEMFLQAIRYEDASELDQACEVYERIIEKDPGHAPACINLGTICYNRRQFVRAERLYRSATEADPEYALAFFDLGNVLDELKRLPEAIAAYRTAIRLVPGYGDAHYNLALACERTGERRLALRHWTAYLKVDSNSRWAAHARKQIKKILGTESLSVVHRSPRVTEPRALRRASPLESATVPTAG, encoded by the coding sequence GTGACCCGAATCCGACGTCAAGACGTTCTCCGTTATCTAAAGCTTCACGCCAGGCAACTTCAGGCGTGGGAGCATAAAGGCCTCGTAGTCCGGCGTGATTCGTACTCACTTGAGGAATACGGGCAGCTGCGGACCCTGCGCGATCTCTCAGCAAAATTCTCCTCTTCCAGCATTTGCGCGTCGGTTGGCGCCATGAAGAGTGTTGCCGGCATCGAAAATCCTCTCCTGGAAGCGAGACCAGTGGTCGCAGGGTCGCGTGTGCTTTTCCGTCACCGCGGCTGCGTAACTGAGCCTATCGCTCGCCAGTTCGTCTTCGATTTCGAGCCGGCGTGGAGCGATCCCAATGGGCCGGCGACCGGTAAGTCGGCGACCATCGAGATGCACTCCAATGCGAGGGAAGGTCGGATTACCGAGATGTTCCTCCAGGCCATCCGCTACGAAGATGCGTCGGAGCTCGACCAAGCTTGTGAGGTGTACGAGCGAATCATCGAGAAAGATCCAGGGCATGCGCCAGCTTGCATCAATCTTGGCACGATATGTTACAACCGCAGGCAGTTTGTTCGCGCCGAGCGACTCTATCGAAGCGCGACCGAAGCCGATCCGGAGTATGCTCTGGCTTTCTTCGATCTGGGCAACGTTCTTGACGAGCTCAAGAGACTGCCTGAGGCGATTGCCGCCTATCGTACCGCTATTCGCCTGGTACCTGGCTATGGAGACGCGCACTACAACCTCGCTCTTGCTTGCGAACGAACGGGGGAGCGCCGACTGGCGCTGCGCCACTGGACGGCGTACCTGAAAGTCGACAGCAACAGCCGCTGGGCAGCCCACGCCCGGAAGCAGATCAAGAAAATCCTCGGTACCGAGAGCCTCTCGGTAGTTCACCGTTCTCCCCGCGTGACCGAGCCACGGGCCCTCCGCCGTGCTTCTCCACTTGAGAGTGCGACCGTGCCAACGGCCGGTTAG